In a single window of the Mucilaginibacter defluvii genome:
- the dnaE gene encoding DNA polymerase III subunit alpha, producing the protein MPDFSHLHVHTQFSLLDGAADIGKLYKKAAADGMKALAITDHGNMFGVFKFVAEASKHNVKPIVGCEFYVVEDRHIKQFTKEKKDVRRHQLLLAKNPEGYRNLVKLCSLGYMEGLYSKWPRIDKELILKYHKGLIATSCCIGASVPQEILKNGEEAGERELKWWLDLFGEDYYIELQRHNIPEQEIVNNALLKFAKKHNVKIICSNDSHYVDQQDSNAHDILLCVNTGDMQSTPIATDEEGGKGYRFGFPNDQFYFKTQTEMGKLFHDLPESLDNTNEIVDKIETLKLKRDIMLPNFIIPEEFKIHNTPDADTLNQWEYLKHLTFMGAKERYIDISPEAEERINFELFTIRTMGFAGYFLIVADFIKAGRDMGVFIGPGRGSAAGSVVAYCIGITNIDPIKYNLLFERFLNPDRKSMPDIDTDFDDSGRQKVIDYVVDKYGKNQVAQIITYGSMAARTSIQDVGRVLDMPLAEVNALKKLVPETLGITLKQAIEQVPELQLIYKTNDIKGTVLREAEKLEGSVRNTGVHAAGIIIAPDDLTNIVPVATAKDSDLLVTQFDGRVIEDAGVIKMDFLGLKTLTIIKDALRMIKQNHGVEIDIDYIPLTDQKTFELYQRGDTNGTFQFESDGMQMYLRDLKPDKFEDLIAMNALYRPGPIEYIPNFIKRKHGQEPITYDLPEMEEYLAETYGITVYQEQVMLLSQKLGGFTKGDADVLRKAMGKKQIEVLNKMEAQFMDGAVAKGHPKDKLTKIWNDWKAFAQYAFNKSHSTCYAFVAYQTAYLKAHYPSEYMAAVLNNQNSIDKISFFMEECRRMGVVVLGPDINESQMSFAANRKAEIRFGLAGVKGVGEKAVESIIEERNLNGQYTSVYDFARRSNVRSVNRKSYENLVYGGGFDAFGYNRAQFFAKTENGLLTGVERLIKYANDYQNTQNSSQASLFGGSVASYIPEPPMPDCDEWGLIEKLKYERDVIGIYLTGHPLDNYKLELEKFCNTTVSDLKLMQKARSGEGGDDVAAAFAQLRKRGEICVGGLMSNVQHKTTKTGKPFGTFVLEDYNDSYEFALFGDDYVKFRNLLVDGFFIHIKGNIEEKFRQKDNWDLRIVVMSLLSEMRDNRSKSIEVPLSLHDINGQMINALLGIIQQNNEKYPVKNCGLRITIKDFEDDLTTAGTSKVFKVNPSDDLMEEIFALTRVQPVLHTK; encoded by the coding sequence ATGCCTGATTTTTCCCATTTACACGTACATACCCAGTTTTCGTTACTTGATGGTGCTGCCGATATAGGCAAGCTTTACAAAAAAGCCGCTGCCGATGGAATGAAAGCCCTTGCCATTACCGATCACGGCAACATGTTCGGTGTATTCAAGTTTGTGGCCGAGGCAAGCAAGCATAACGTAAAGCCTATTGTGGGTTGTGAATTTTACGTGGTTGAGGACAGGCACATTAAGCAATTTACCAAAGAGAAAAAGGACGTTAGGCGCCACCAGTTACTGCTGGCCAAAAACCCCGAAGGTTACCGTAACCTGGTGAAGCTATGCTCATTAGGTTATATGGAAGGCTTGTACAGTAAATGGCCACGTATTGACAAGGAGCTGATCTTAAAATATCATAAAGGCCTTATTGCTACTAGTTGCTGCATTGGTGCATCGGTGCCGCAAGAGATATTAAAAAATGGCGAAGAGGCCGGCGAGCGCGAGCTGAAATGGTGGCTCGACCTGTTTGGCGAGGATTACTACATCGAGCTACAGCGCCACAACATACCCGAGCAGGAGATAGTGAACAACGCCCTGCTTAAATTCGCTAAAAAGCACAACGTAAAAATAATCTGCTCGAACGATTCGCATTACGTGGATCAGCAGGACTCAAACGCGCACGATATTTTGCTGTGCGTTAATACTGGCGATATGCAAAGCACGCCTATCGCTACGGACGAAGAAGGCGGTAAGGGCTACCGTTTTGGTTTTCCTAATGACCAGTTTTACTTTAAAACGCAGACTGAAATGGGCAAGCTGTTTCATGATCTGCCCGAATCATTAGATAACACCAATGAGATAGTTGACAAGATTGAAACGCTGAAACTAAAGCGTGATATCATGTTGCCCAACTTCATCATCCCCGAAGAATTTAAGATACATAACACGCCTGATGCCGATACGCTAAACCAGTGGGAGTACCTGAAGCACCTCACGTTTATGGGTGCCAAGGAGCGGTATATTGATATTAGTCCGGAAGCCGAGGAGCGCATTAATTTTGAGTTGTTCACCATCCGTACCATGGGTTTCGCGGGTTACTTCCTCATCGTGGCCGACTTTATAAAGGCCGGGCGCGATATGGGCGTGTTCATCGGGCCTGGTCGTGGTTCGGCGGCAGGCTCGGTAGTGGCGTATTGCATCGGTATCACTAATATCGACCCGATAAAATATAATCTCCTGTTTGAGAGGTTTCTGAACCCCGACCGTAAATCAATGCCCGATATTGATACCGACTTTGACGACTCCGGCCGGCAAAAGGTAATTGATTACGTGGTTGATAAATATGGCAAAAACCAGGTAGCCCAGATTATTACCTACGGCTCCATGGCAGCCCGTACCAGTATACAGGACGTGGGCCGTGTGCTGGATATGCCGCTTGCCGAGGTGAACGCGCTGAAAAAGCTGGTACCCGAAACGCTGGGTATTACGCTTAAGCAGGCTATTGAGCAGGTTCCTGAGCTGCAACTGATCTATAAAACCAATGATATAAAAGGTACCGTGCTGCGCGAAGCTGAAAAGCTGGAAGGCTCGGTACGTAACACGGGCGTACATGCCGCGGGTATCATCATAGCGCCTGATGACCTGACTAATATCGTCCCGGTAGCAACCGCCAAGGACTCGGATTTGTTGGTTACCCAGTTTGATGGCCGGGTGATTGAAGATGCCGGTGTTATCAAGATGGACTTTTTGGGGCTTAAAACCTTAACCATTATTAAGGATGCCCTGCGCATGATCAAGCAAAACCATGGTGTTGAAATAGATATTGACTACATACCGCTTACTGATCAAAAAACGTTCGAGCTTTATCAGCGTGGCGATACCAATGGTACATTTCAGTTTGAAAGTGACGGCATGCAAATGTACCTGCGCGACCTTAAGCCCGATAAGTTTGAGGACTTGATAGCCATGAACGCGCTTTACCGCCCAGGGCCGATAGAATATATACCCAACTTTATTAAACGTAAGCATGGGCAAGAGCCAATTACTTACGATTTGCCTGAGATGGAAGAATACCTGGCCGAAACCTATGGTATTACCGTTTACCAGGAGCAGGTGATGCTGCTGTCGCAAAAATTGGGTGGCTTTACCAAAGGTGATGCCGACGTTTTGCGTAAGGCAATGGGTAAAAAGCAGATTGAGGTACTTAATAAAATGGAAGCCCAGTTTATGGATGGCGCGGTGGCCAAAGGTCACCCCAAAGATAAACTGACCAAAATATGGAACGACTGGAAGGCCTTTGCGCAATACGCGTTCAATAAATCGCACTCTACCTGTTACGCTTTCGTGGCCTATCAAACAGCCTATCTCAAAGCACATTACCCGTCAGAATATATGGCGGCGGTATTGAACAACCAGAACAGCATTGATAAGATATCCTTCTTTATGGAAGAATGCCGCCGCATGGGCGTAGTTGTTTTGGGTCCGGATATTAACGAGTCGCAAATGTCGTTTGCTGCCAACCGCAAGGCAGAGATCCGTTTCGGGCTTGCCGGTGTAAAGGGCGTAGGGGAAAAGGCAGTTGAAAGTATAATAGAGGAGCGTAACCTGAACGGGCAATATACCTCTGTTTATGATTTTGCCCGCCGCTCAAACGTGCGCAGTGTAAACCGTAAATCGTACGAAAATTTGGTGTATGGCGGTGGTTTTGACGCCTTTGGATACAACCGTGCACAGTTTTTCGCTAAAACGGAGAACGGTCTTTTAACCGGGGTTGAGCGATTAATTAAGTACGCAAACGATTATCAAAACACCCAAAACAGTTCGCAGGCATCGTTGTTCGGCGGTTCTGTAGCGTCATATATACCCGAGCCGCCAATGCCTGATTGTGACGAGTGGGGTCTGATTGAAAAATTGAAATATGAACGTGATGTGATTGGTATATATCTGACCGGTCACCCGCTGGATAATTATAAACTAGAGCTCGAGAAGTTTTGTAACACTACCGTATCTGATCTTAAACTGATGCAAAAAGCGCGTTCGGGGGAGGGCGGTGATGATGTGGCGGCGGCTTTTGCCCAGCTACGCAAACGCGGCGAAATATGTGTTGGCGGATTGATGAGCAACGTACAGCATAAAACCACCAAAACGGGCAAGCCATTTGGCACCTTTGTGCTGGAAGATTATAACGACTCCTATGAATTCGCGCTGTTTGGTGATGACTATGTGAAGTTCCGTAACTTGTTGGTTGATGGCTTTTTCATCCATATCAAGGGTAATATCGAAGAAAAATTCAGGCAAAAAGATAATTGGGATCTGCGCATAGTGGTGATGAGCCTGCTGTCTGAAATGCGCGATAACCGCAGCAAATCAATTGAAGTGCCTTTAAGCCTGCATGATATCAACGGCCAGATGATCAATGCCCTGCTTGGCATTATTCAGCAGAACAACGAAAAGTATCCGGTAAAAAACTGCGGCCTTCGCATTACGATCAAGGATTTTGAGGATGATCTTACCACGGCCGGTACATCAAAGGTATTCAAGGTGAACCCGAGTGATGATTTAATGGAAGAAATATTTGCCCTAACCCGGGTACAACCGGTTTTGCATACTAAATAA